Part of the Bubalus bubalis isolate 160015118507 breed Murrah chromosome 9, NDDB_SH_1, whole genome shotgun sequence genome is shown below.
AGCCAACTGGCTCTCATGGACATGACATTAATCTCTAGCATCGTACCCAAGATGGCAACTGACTTCTTCTCAGGGAAGAGAAACATATCACGAGTGGCCTGTGGGACTCAGATCTTCTTCTTCCTGACTGTAGGAATTGCTGAGTGCACCCTCATCACCCTCATGTCCTATGACCgatatgtggccatctgcaacccTCTGAGATACACCCTCATCATGAGCCAGAAAGTCTGTCTGCAGATGGCTGCCATCTCCTGGGCTGGGGGCGCCCTTACATCACTTGCACACACGGCCTATGCCATGCATTTCCCCATCTGCGGTTCCAGAGAGATTCCCCATTTCCTCTGTGAGATCATGTTCATCCTAAAATTGGCCTGTGATGATGTCTCTGCCTATGAGAAGGCTGTGGTAGTGACAAGTATTGTGGTGCTCCTCATCCCCTTGTCCCTCATCATGTCCTCTTACGCTCTCATATTCCTTGCTGTCCTCCACATGAAATCTCCAAAGGGAAGGGACAAAGCTCTAGCCACTTGCTTTTCCCACTTGACTGTAGTGTGCCTCTATTATGGCCCTGCCATGGTGGTCTACATGATGCCTAGTTCCTATCATAATCCCAGACTGGACCAAGTCCTCTTTGTACTTGACCCTATTCTCACTCCTTTGCTAAATCCTTTGATTTATAGTCTTAGAAACAAAGAAGTGCTGGGGGCCCTAAGGAAGGTTCTAACTTGATGATACAGAGTcaaactaaaagaagaaaatatgcccATTTGTAATCACTAACTTTAATACAGTCTAAATAAATTAGACTCATGTTAAGAAGTCTTACATTTCaaattatccattcatccacaaatatttaataatggtCTCCATTTTAGGTACTTTTGGCATCATCTTTAGAATTGCTTTAGAATCTTAGTGGaatttctcagttttgttttttttttctttctatttttcatggTTTCACTTGTACTTCCCTGCTTTGGAACATTTTACAATATTCAGTTTCTTTGTagaaactgtgaacttccacaagTGTGGTGGCAGTAGCAAACTGATGATAAAACTCCACAGAAACTGGAGTTTTGGAAAATTGGAAAATTAGATCAATGATAGAACTTTATACCTCTGAGAAACATATAGGTCTCATTCAACCCCTTAAAGAAGCACACCTTGACATAAATCCAGAAATGTTATATGCCTGTGTTCTCCATCTTCAAAaacatgcatgtatccattcacATACAAAATGACCATATATAAACCACTCTTGATACACAACACTTTGCATTTCCAAAACCTTAATTAAGTATACTCAAGTTGAACTGTAACACTGCAACCAAAGAATAGAATAAAGAGAGCCAAGATTACAGATtttgataataatttaaaagcaactgagcacaaaccaGTGgatgaaatgatttcattttttagctCAATCAAGTAGTTCATTTGAATACaactaatagatggggaaacagtggaaacagtgtcagactttattttttggggctccaaaatcactgcagatggtgactgcagccatgaaattaaaagacacttgctccttggaaggaaagttatgacctacctagacagcatattaaaaagcagagacattactttgtcaacaaaggtgtgtctagtcaaggctatggtttttccagtggtcatgtatggatgtgagagttggactataaagaaagctgagtgccgaagaattgatgctttcaaactgtgtactatgtcacgaacctccatccatagttcatcaggcactctgtctatcagatttagtcccttaaatctatttctcacttcatttaaatgcagagttccagagaatagctaggagagataagaaagccttcctcagagattaatgcaaagaagtagaggaaaacaatagaatgggaaagatgagagatcccttaaagaaaattagagagaccaagggaacatttcatgcaaatatgggctcaataaaggacagaaatggtatggacctgacagaaacagaagatattaagaagagatggcaagaatacacagaagaactgtacaaaaaagatcttcatgatcaagataatcatgaagtgtgatcactcacactcacctagagccagacatcatggaatgtgaagtcaagtgggccttaggaagcagcactacgaacaaagctagtggaggtgatggaattccaactatttcaaatccttaaagatgattctgtgaaagtgctgcactcaatatgccagcaaatttggaaaactcagcagtggccacaggactggaaaaggtcagttttcattccaatcccaaagaaaggcaatgccaaagaatgctcaaactactgcacaattgcactcatctcacacactagtaaagtaatactcaaaattctccaagccaggcttcagcaatacatgaaccatgaatttccagatgttcaagctggttttagaaaaggcagaggaaccagagatcaaattgctaacatctgatggatcacagaaaaagcaagagagttctagaaaaacatctatttctgctttattgactatgccaaagcctttgactgtgtggatcacaataaactgtggaaaattctgaaggagatgggaataccagaccgcctgacctgcctcttgagaaatctgtatgcaggtcaggaagcaacagttagaactggacatggaaaaacagactggttccaaataggaaaaggagtatgtcaaggctgtatattgtcaccctgcttatttaacttatatgcagaatacatcatgagaaacactgggctggaggaagcacaagctggaaacaagattgctgggagaaatatcaataatgtcacatatgcagatgacaccacccttatggcagaaagtgaagaggaactaaagagcctcttgatgaaagtgaaagaggagagtgaaaaagttggcttaaggctcaacattcagaaaactaagatcatagcatctggtcccatcacttcatgggaaacagatggggcaacagtgtcagactttattttttggggctcccaaatcactgcagatggtgattgcagccatgaaattaaaagacactttctgctttttggtatttgttatcaattttgtacctatatcttctttataatttttgtgactttgtttgtttttgttttttgtttctctttcttttccttcttcttttctttaacattgtatttttgaaattccaaactctactctagatttttaatttttgattttaggtatttgttaccaattttgtacccttaataacccaatcttcagtactcattttttactagggagtgagattactggcttgactgctctctcccctttcagactctcctttttttccaccaggtcgcctgtgtctcctccctaacccctctctactctacccaactctgtgaatttctgtgtgttccagacagtggagaacacttagggaactgattactggctggatctgtctctctccttttcattccctccttttatcctcctggccacctctgtttccttcctccctcttctcttctctgtttaactccgtgaacatctctgagcggtccagttgtggagtgcacataaggaagtgattactggttagcccgctctctcctctattgattccacttcatctcattcgggtcacctctaactccctcctccctcttctcttctccatgtaatgctgtgtacctctctgggtgaccctcacggtggagaaacttttcatctttaacctagatattttatcaatggtgctgtatagaaggaaaagttagactactgtaaaaataagaccgataactggaagcaggaggcttaagtccaaaccctgactccagggaacattaattgacaggagctcatcaaatgcctccatacctacactgaaaccaagcaccacacaagggccaacaagttccagggcaagacataccaagcaaattctccagcaacacagaaacacagccctgagctccaatatacaggctgcccaaagtcaccccaaaaccatagacatttcataactcattactggacacttcattgcactccagagagaagaaatccagccccacccatcagaacaccgacacaagcttccctaatcaagaaaccttgacaagccacctgtacaaacccacacacagcgaggaaacgccacaataaagagaactccacaaactgccagaatacagaaaggacacccaaaacccagcaatttaaacaagatgaagagacagaggaatacccagcaggtaaaggaacaggataaatgcccaccaaaccaaacaaaagaggaagagatagggaatctatctgataaagaattctgaataatgatagtgaaattgatccaaaatcttgaaatcaaaatggaatcacagataaatagcccggagacaaggattgagaagatgcaagaaaggtttaacaaggacctagaagaaataaaaaagagtcaatatataatgaataatgcaataaatgagatcaaaaacactctggaggcaacaaatagtagaataacagaggcagaagataggattagtgaattagaagatagaatggt
Proteins encoded:
- the LOC102414423 gene encoding olfactory receptor 56-like — translated: MDRRNESSNTDLILLGLFPEMKHVNFLVCAILLVYTMALTSNSILILLIWVDSHLHMPMYFLLSQLALMDMTLISSIVPKMATDFFSGKRNISRVACGTQIFFFLTVGIAECTLITLMSYDRYVAICNPLRYTLIMSQKVCLQMAAISWAGGALTSLAHTAYAMHFPICGSREIPHFLCEIMFILKLACDDVSAYEKAVVVTSIVVLLIPLSLIMSSYALIFLAVLHMKSPKGRDKALATCFSHLTVVCLYYGPAMVVYMMPSSYHNPRLDQVLFVLDPILTPLLNPLIYSLRNKEVLGALRKVLT